A genome region from Passer domesticus isolate bPasDom1 chromosome 25, bPasDom1.hap1, whole genome shotgun sequence includes the following:
- the LAMTOR5 gene encoding ragulator complex protein LAMTOR5, translating to MEGTLEQHLEETMKSPAVVGVLCTDSQGLNLGCRGTLSDEHAGIISVLAQQAAKLTSDPTDTPVVCLESDSGNIMIQKHDSITVAVHKLLS from the exons ATGGAGGGGACGCTGGAGCAGCACCTGGAGGAGAC CATGAAGAGCCCGGCCGTGGTGGGCGTGCTGTGCACCGACTCGCAGGGGCTCAACCTGGGCT gcaggggcACGCTGTCGGATGAGCACGCTGGCATCAtctcagtgctggcccagcaggcGGCCAAGCTGACCTCGGACCCCACGGACACGCCCGTGGTGTGCCTGGAGTCTGACAGCGG gaacatCATGATCCAGAAGCACGACAGCATCACCGTGGCAGTGCACA